In a single window of the Necator americanus strain Aroian chromosome X, whole genome shotgun sequence genome:
- a CDS encoding hypothetical protein (NECATOR_CHRX.G23748.T1), whose amino-acid sequence MERLDCTERKLLRRLLGYFWPRVCHNEDLYAEIVVVYRRMTRGKHQHLAPSSKVAKLEEATWPKTEVREYGIVTNGLILCKLSQKIEKVGQSCVQGRHTSAKMRVIASDDDISPPIKSGKTSIRKVVFQKMSPNETLFVESTARVTKDVIASSFINFETLEFPGQMDPFDSSLDPVATFRRCGNTFAELV is encoded by the exons atggagaggcttgactgcacggaacgaaagttgcttagacggctacttggctacttttggcctagggtatgtcacaatgaagatctttacgcagaaatcgttgtggtataccggcggatgacacgtggaaaacatcaacatcttgcaccgtcatcgaaagtggctaaa ctggaagaagccacctggccgaaaacggaagttcgggaatatggaatagtgacgaatggattgattctgtgcaagctctcgcagaagatcgagaaggttgggcagagctgtgttcaaggacggcacacctcggcgaagatgcgggtgatcgcgtcagacgatgacatcagcccgccgattaa GAGTGGAAAAACGTCTATACGGAAAGTAGTCTTCCAGAAGATGTCACCGAACGAGACTTTGTTCGTTGAAAGTACTGCACGTGTCACAAAAGACG TAATCGCATCTTCGTTTATAAATTTTGAGACGCTGGAGTTTCCCGGACAAATGGATCCCTTTGATAGTTCACTTGATCCTGTAGCCACCTTCAGGCGATGTG GGAACACATTTGCCGAGCTCGTGTAA
- a CDS encoding hypothetical protein (NECATOR_CHRX.G23748.T2): protein MERLDCTERKLLRRLLGYFWPRVCHNEDLYAEIVVVYRRMTRGKHQHLAPSSKVAKLEEATWPKTEVREYGIVTNGLILCKLSQKIEKVGQSCVQGRHTSAKMRVIASGKTSIRKVVFQKMSPNETLFVESTARVTKDVIASSFINFETLEFPGQMDPFDSSLDPVATFRRCGKYIVH from the exons atggagaggcttgactgcacggaacgaaagttgcttagacggctacttggctacttttggcctagggtatgtcacaatgaagatctttacgcagaaatcgttgtggtataccggcggatgacacgtggaaaacatcaacatcttgcaccgtcatcgaaagtggctaaa ctggaagaagccacctggccgaaaacggaagttcgggaatatggaatagtgacgaatggattgattctgtgcaagctctcgcagaagatcgagaaggttgggcagagctgtgttcaaggacggcacacctcggcgaagatgcgggtgatcgc GAGTGGAAAAACGTCTATACGGAAAGTAGTCTTCCAGAAGATGTCACCGAACGAGACTTTGTTCGTTGAAAGTACTGCACGTGTCACAAAAGACG TAATCGCATCTTCGTTTATAAATTTTGAGACGCTGGAGTTTCCCGGACAAATGGATCCCTTTGATAGTTCACTTGATCCTGTAGCCACCTTCAGGCGATGTGGTAAGTACattgttcattga
- a CDS encoding hypothetical protein (NECATOR_CHRX.G23749.T2) has protein sequence MQLAFLDFEAAFDSPHRCRLLNALRADEVPGKFVRLLDDMNQRTTSAVRTPAGCTTPFEVVTGVRQGAVAEPFLFNFAIDDIMRRTVDQCRADIVLAPSGCPLTDRLAAAYGLRLRPDKCKQMWISSRPQTGIRVDGQPIELVDEFCYLGCTLKNNGSYERDVQQRCAKATSAFNTLTKCLWSTPINNEVKLRVYLSALRPIMMYGSET, from the exons atgcaactagcgtttctggacttcgaagccgcgttcgactctcctcaccgatgccgtcttctcaatgcgctccgcgccgatgaagtaccaggaaagttcgttcgcttgcttgatgacatgaatcaacgaacaacttctgcagttcgaacaccagccggatgtacaacaccgtttgaagtggtaactggagtaagacaaggggcagtggcagaacctttcctgttcaatttcgcaatcgacgacattatgcgaagaacagtcgaccagtgtcgtgccgacattgtcttagcaccatcagggtgccccttgactgaccga ctagctgcagcctatggactacgcctacgccctgataaatgcaagcagatgtggatctcttcgagacctcaaacaggaatcagggtggacggacaaccgatagaactcgtcgatgagttctgttacctaggctgtacgctgaagaacaatggcagctacgagagagatgttcaacaaagatgcgctaaggccacttctgcatttaacaccttaacgaaatgcctgtggtcgacccccatcaacaacgaagtcaagctgcgagtctacctatccgcacttcgccccatcatgatgtacggatcggagacttga
- a CDS encoding hypothetical protein (NECATOR_CHRX.G23749.T1), giving the protein MQLAFLDFEAAFDSPHRCRLLNALRADEVPGKFVRLLDDMNQRTTSAVRTPAGCTTPFEVVTGVRQGAVAEPFLFNFAIDDIMRRTVDQCRADIVLAPSGCPLTDRVRRRYCYIRGKQYETSTCQPCIEASCSLWTTPTP; this is encoded by the coding sequence atgcaactagcgtttctggacttcgaagccgcgttcgactctcctcaccgatgccgtcttctcaatgcgctccgcgccgatgaagtaccaggaaagttcgttcgcttgcttgatgacatgaatcaacgaacaacttctgcagttcgaacaccagccggatgtacaacaccgtttgaagtggtaactggagtaagacaaggggcagtggcagaacctttcctgttcaatttcgcaatcgacgacattatgcgaagaacagtcgaccagtgtcgtgccgacattgtcttagcaccatcagggtgccccttgactgaccgaGTACGTCGACGatattgttatattcgcggaaagcagtacgaaacttcaacatgtcaaccttgtatcgaagctagctgcagcctatggactacgcctacgccctga
- a CDS encoding hypothetical protein (NECATOR_CHRX.G23750.T1), translating to MAEHSTHIRHVLLYEFESGHPAAEAHRNLGQVFGPEASSERSVRACFQRFKTGNKKFEDEPRSGRPTAISFDELKNLAEQHPYEGVRYFAASLGYSLSTVSNGLRSLGMVKKLGQWLPLALSDGSRQRRLDICTQLLSRSRRFDWLDTIVTGDGPLHQPHPQT from the coding sequence atggccgaacattccacccatattcgacacgtactcctttacgagttcgaatctggccaccccgctgctgaagcccatcgaaacttagGTCAAGTATTCGGCCCTGAAGCCTCTTCTGAGCGATCTGTGCGCGCCTgcttccagcgcttcaaaacCGGGAACAAGAAattcgaagatgagcctcgctctggtcgaccgactgcaatatcgttcgacgaactcaagaatctggcggagcagcatccatatgaaggtgtgcgatattttgctgccagtcttggctattcgctgtccaccgtgagcaatggactgcgatctctcggaatggtgaaaaagctcggtcagtggcttCCACTTGCATTGAGCGACGGTAGCCGCCAAAGACGcttggacatctgcactcagctgctctccagaagccgcagattcgactggctagacaccattgtcactggagatggtCCTCTAcatcaaccacacccacaaacgtga
- a CDS encoding hypothetical protein (NECATOR_CHRX.G23751.T1) — protein sequence MITAEIYCAQLQRLADKIRKEHPKLHNIRMLHDNARPHIAKKTSQKILELGWEVLPHPPYSPDLAPSDYHLSRSLQHHLEEKSCDDRENLKNDLRAFFASKSPEFYAKQIRDLVRCWQKVVDIDGDYFVE from the coding sequence atgATTACTGCCGAgatctactgcgctcaactgcaaagactggccgacaagatccgcaaggagcacccgaagctccaCAACATTCGcatgctgcacgataacgcgcgccctcacatcgcgaagaagacttcccagaaaattctggagctcggatgggaagttctaccgcacccaccgtacagcccggacctggccccgagcgactaccacctctcccgatcgcttcagcatcacctggaagagaagagcTGCGATGATCgtgaaaacctcaaaaatgaccttcgggctttcttcgcctccaagtcgccggagttctacgccaaacaaatccgtgatcttgtgagatgttggcagaaggttgtcgatattgatggagattatttcgtcgaataa
- a CDS encoding hypothetical protein (NECATOR_CHRX.G23752.T1): protein MAAFYEEDEGDATDYSYGLEDSSDGETRPTVVLMGQKSESLKVVITVHRYDTSLPCNGNFRLHQADEQKCKNLLGSLCSLTRPTLE from the exons ATGGCTGCTTTTTACGAGGAAGATGAAGGCGATGCTACAGATTACTCTTATGGCTTGGAGGATAGTAGTGATGGTGAAACTAGGCCTACAGTGGTGTTAATGGGACAGAAGAG TGAGTCACTTAAAGTGGTGATTACCGTTCATAGATATGATACATCGCTGCCTTGTAATGGGAATTTTCGATTACACCAAGCTGATGAGCAAAAGTGTAAGAATCTTTTGGGAAGCTTATGCTCCTTAACACGACCAACACTAGAATAG
- a CDS encoding hypothetical protein (NECATOR_CHRX.G23753.T1): protein MTHLGTPQRDHAAPARIMNSGHGNCIVQHEYSKASSAPQTLRSASGLQNKTEGRVSQCAATPSPTQARADWIGSGVRFSSISHNWI, encoded by the exons ATGACCCACCTAGGCACGCCGCAACGCGACCACGCCGCCCCTGCAAGAATCATGAACAGCGGGCATGG CAATTGCATCGTTCAACACGAGTACTCAAAAGCTTCCTCAGCGCCGCAGACTCTCAGGTCGGCGAGTGGACTACAGAATAAGACAGAGGGGAGAGTGAGCCAGTGCGCCGCAACGCCATCGCCCACGCAAGCACGAGCAGATTGGATTG GGAGTGGTGTTCGTTTCTCGTCCATTTCTCATAATTGGATATAG